ttataatgaaattgttcaatttttttaaaaataattttatattaaagtaattaatatcGTATTAGTGAATATACCGTTTCCTTATTGATATTGATACGTACTAGTATCAGTATGTTCCGATATGCTATTTCgtacttatttttatatattattaatttaattttatatgtattaacaTTTTTAAGTATTAGCAATAtagatatttttgaaatatataaaataattcttatttaaattagattttagattaaattaatattattttattattttacttttctcgattatgagattttgatatttttatatttcatgcccTACATCTTGCATGTCGAATTTGAcataaattatagatataatattaaatttagtccttaatgtttatattttttcaatttaaacttttttagttaaaattgacattcaaccttttaaaaatagtcaaatttgaccatcatttaaaaaagaattgaatgGTTATTTTTAACGGAAATATTGACTAAATGTTAAGGGACAAATTTGACATTAtgcctaaattaaaaaaaaattattttttacataatgcttagaactacccataacccctccctaatccataaataggaggataataagTTTTAGCACACTTGAACACACGTCCTTCTACATTGGCAACAATGCCAATGTCAATCAAGATAAGGCTCAAttggtaatttaaaaaaaggtctaactattcattttatgtaaaaaattaaagcattaaatatctatataatattttagatcgATAAGATAGATATAATTTAATGATGTATCTctcacatttatatatatacttttccATGCCTTCAAAGCAGAACATGAACAAAGGCTCGTATAAACACCGATGCTCACGTTTGAATACAAAAACATGAACCCACCATTTTTCTCTACTTGTTGGTATTCCTATTGCACCTTCAAAAATCATAGTTGTATACTAATGATGACTATCCTTAAGGTCGGCGAGGCATATCCTTCCGCAGTTGCCGGAATCGAGCCTGTCGAATTTCTGGGAGATTTGCATTATGTCTTTTTCCGATACCTTTCCCAGTTCCTTGAGTTTGTATATCACGAACTCGGATTTGCTGCATATGTAAACCGACATCAAACTTAATCATATATCACAAACACCTAAACGAACATAAAGATGGGTGAAGCTAAAAGGTTACTTTAGAGGGGTCATAGATAAATCATAAAGGTTTTTGGGGAGTTTTCAAACATAACATGAAAAGGGTAATAAAAGGCGTTTATAGTTATCAATATTCGATCGTAATAACGAAAAGCAGATGTCGGAACCGTCTTGTGCAGGGGCAAAGGGAGGGTGACTGGCAGGGGCCTGACCCCTACTAAAATGGGAAATTACTTTTTTaggataaaaatataacttaatattGTGCTCATGGAGATGCATACCTTACGTAACCGTTGTTGTCTATATCGGCGGCGAGAAATTGCGAGACAGTCATGTCTTGACCAAGCACCCATTTAGCCATCCTCCTATGCCTCTTATCAACTCTAGCCTCAGCCAGATACAAAAAAGCACGAGCAACGGCAACGGTCGATACAAGCAACCAAATTGCAGCGAAAAGCCGACCAGGCATCGTTTTAAATGCCCGATCACCGTACCCGACTGTCGTAACCGACATAACCGAAAGATAAAAGGAATCCAACCATTCAAGATGTTCAACAAAATGCATAACACCAACACCAATACCAATACAAAGTACCACAACACCTAATGCTAAACCAACTTTCAATCTAATCCTCATCCTCCCTTTCTTAACATCAATGATATAACTAGTTGCTAAATCTCTTTTGTCACCATCATGTTGAACCGTTTTCAACAAATAATTCTCTTGTAAATCGAGTACATAACTAACCATACCGCTAAGTAAAATATCGATAAATCCGAAACCGACCAACACAAATAAGATCGAAAACAACTTAGTAGCGTTACTATTAGGGGTAATATCACCGAACCCAATGGTGCACATCGTGACGATACAAAAATACAATGCATCGACAACAGGATTCGTTTTTGGACCGACGAAATGATGACGATTAAACCAATATATGGCAACACCcaatgataaatacaatattaaaagTATACAAGCTTGTCTTACAATTGATTCGGATCCGAATTTAGGTTTAGGGATTGATGGATTGATTGCATCCATTAAAACCGCCATTGCTGGTGCCGTTTTGCATCGGTGGAGATTGATTTTTCGCCATGTGAGATTTGGGTCTGATCGTGTTGCTGgtgaattttgttgattttgaagTAAAAGCGATTCTTGAAGGTTTAAAATGGTATCTGAAGATGATGATGGTGGTAGCGGCGGCTTTGGTGAATTTAGTGATTCGACTATTGATGGGAGAAAAACTGGGGGTGGCCTTAATTTTTTCCTAGGGCTTAAATATGATAGTAATTgatcattttccattttgaaaaagaaaattgggggaaaatttttaaaagaaaatgcaGATTCAATGAAGAACAATAGAAGAAAtgggaattttgagaaatggaaaataaaaataaaaatttgaatgaaaaaaaaaaaaagtgaaattattagCACCAGAGGATATCGTAGATGGGTGTCTTGTTTTGGAAcagttttaatttagtccattcATGCGAATGCCATGAAGATGGAGTACGTAAAGAGATGTATGGAAAAAggataaaagaattttaagtccttgtacttttcatatattttcagtttagtctttatacttttatttacgCCAATTTAATCCCTTGCCTTActgttataaataataaaagtatagaaattatttatattttataattaaatttaaataaaaataattttttattttttattattatatattttataatcaaattaaatcgcttatattttattattaataaattaaatcacttACTGTTCTCGCACCTGCGGCTGTTCCAGCTTGTCGCCCTTGGGGCTACCGATGCTGGACCCGCTGTCGTAGAAGAGAAAACGAAATCCGATATGGTGATCAAGGAGGTTTCTAGCAATGCCCAGATTGCGGTAATTAAAGCAGTTAAGGCTATAATAAGTTTGGCTTTGAAAGAAGCGAAAGAGTTTTTTGAAGGCTTACCGAAAAAGCCTCGAAAAGAGGAAACAAATGATGCCAAGAAACAACTTGAAGAAGCTAGAGCTAAAGTTTCATTGCTTAGAACCTTGAAGAAACAACCCAAGGAGAGGAGATTAGCTCTCCAGCCTTGGAGTTCCATCATCAGCAAATAACAGGTGGGAGAGAGCAATACCTCTTCTGCTTAGCTTAATGCCATGAATGAGGccttcatctttttctttgatCAAGGTTGAGGAAAGGACATTATGGCAGAGAATGAAAATATAAGGAGATAAAGGATCTCCTTGTCGAATTCCTCCGTTCATCGAAGATATGCACGAAAGGTTTCGGTGTATCCACCATTGAGGAAATCCCATAACAGACAGACCAGTTTATCACAAAGTCCCAATGCAAAGAAGATAGCAGGCTTACACCATCAGGTCCAAGAGAAGAAGCTGTGTTGGTGATATCGTCATTAGTAATTGGAGAACAGAGATAATTTAGATTTTCTTGAGATAGCTTATATGCCATTGTTGTTACTAATTGGCCAAATTCTATTGTTAACTCTTCTCCTTTTTACTAATGCTTGAAAGTATCTTGTGTTTCATTCTCCTGCAACAAACCAATCCACCCTAGACTTGTGGAACCAGTGAATTTGCTCCAGATTAAAAGCTTCTTCTAATCTGTCTCACTTGATCTCTTTTCGTCCCCACCTACATTATAGTGTGCAAAAGAGTTACCGACAAATGAACCTTGAGGATACAATAAAACCCAATAACTATCTACGTTTTGCACTAGCGGAAACAGTCTATCGAGCACTGAGTGGAGCATAGCATAGACATTAATTTCTATAAAGACTTTCTACAGcaattctttatagaacaatctataaatataaaatatagtgaaagaatagaaagaaactttgtttctctctctctatatatatattggtgcCATGTAAATGAAATTTCACACTTATTTATAAGAGATCTCACGTCTTTTTATAGGAACATTATTACTCAAATGGATAGACATATATGTCTTGAATAACATGACTGTTTGCTAATAATCAAGTGAAAGAATTTCTAGTTacttataacttttcatttgcaaCTATTGAgacactatatatatattgaaaatgttccaacactTTATTTTATCTTCTGTAGCTGCCTATAGTTCACTCAGACCATGGTGCGCTTTTCTAAGatcaaagattttaaaaaaaatcaatggcgtagtattttgaaaaaaaacaatattcacTTAGTAgctatataataataatgatattgtttttgtaattgaccggaattgaataaaaatatttaatggtgCTAACAGTTAGACTTAAACACTTAAGACTCGAGCTTAGCTCGGCCTGTGAtctaaatttgtaataaattttattatgttatatatagtttataatgattaaatttataataatatataatattataatgtaaatataaaaagtgttaagttgtttatatataaatttttaataaataaaaaaatattaaattttaaattttaaatttcaaaaaagagATTAGAGAATGTGGTTATGAACCAGAGTGTCGAGAGTTTGAATTAGGACCTTTTTCCACTTAAGGTAGGAAAAGCACGATGAAGATAGTGTGCCCAAAGCTATAAAATTTGAGCATTGATATTTTGGTGAGtggtcttttatttattaatttttataagctCGGCTTAGAATAGAAtaatcatttacaaatataagtAGGTTTGGACAAAATcttaaatatattctttaagTTGGGTCGGACTCGGATAAGTATGAAATATGTTATTTAAACTTGACCCAAATCTAACTTTGGCGCATGATCTAAACAATGTATTTCCTTAGTAAAGGAACAATGGAGAGTCATGTACTAAGAGTCGGATTACATTTTACCCTCTTTACTCAacaaatgggcaaattagtctttgtacattaaatcaaagagcaaagtaatcctattgttaaaaattctattaatttttactgttaaaattagtcACTATAAGTTAGCATAAGGTTACACGTGGAAGTGTAACTACTAAGTTATTTTGTCAATTAcgtcagtttttaacagtaaaaatagataaaaattttaacatagaggatcaatttaatattttatctaatataaaaagactgatttaccaatttttaaataaaaagactaattGAACCTCTCCAGGGTAGATTTACTGTTTATTCTctaacaaaaccctaaaattcaCCGGTCCGGCACAACACATATAAAAGTCGAATTTCCAAAGGCAAAAATTAGAACCAATCCCATAAGCCTTTCAATTCAaacaaagaaaaccaaaaatggCTGCTCTCTGTTACTCTCTACCCTCTTTAACCCTAAAACCTTCCCCtttaaaccccaaaccctacCCCAATATCCCCTTCCTCAGCCACCCAAAACCCAATCTCCGCCTTCCAAAGAAACCCACCACCACCATCACCCGCATGTCACTTAACCCTACTCCAGCCACAGATCGGTTAATCTCCGTCGCAGCTTACAGTCTCCCCTTCTTCAACTCCCTTCAATACGGTCGCTACCTATTCATCCAATACCCTCAATTGGGTATTCTATTTGACCCCATTTTACCCTTCTTATCCCTCTACAAATCCGTACCTTACGCCAGCTTCGTCGCTTTCTTTGCTTTGTACCTTGGTGTGGTTCGTAACCCGAGTTTCAGTCATTACGTTAGGTTCAATTCGATGCAGGCTGTGACATTGGATGTGTTGCTGGTGGTGCCTTTGTTGCTAACGAGAATATTTAatccgggtcgggtcgggttggggtttaaggtcATGGTTTGGGGACATACGggggtttttgtttttagttgtttgtgttttgtttatgGGGTGGTTTCTAGTATTTTGGGTCGGACTCCATATTTACCTTTCGTTGCTGATGCTGCTGGTAGGCAAATTTAAGCAGCCTTTgtataatttagtaataatattgttcttctatttctttaattgttttgtattttaatctGCAATTCCCAGAAACTGTTGTTATAACTTCataattattaagtttgatTTAGATGGTGGGTagctttgatttttcttgtatgaaatgaattatatttAGCTTAATCAATGGATGATagaatatttttgtatattgttTTTGTTCATAGATTGTATGGGGCAGCTTGATTTGATTGTTAAAAACAAGCTGTTGGTATCTAAATCTAATTCAACAGTTTGCATTATCAGCTTTGACTTTTTTTTCAGATTACTTTAAAGCACTCATTGTAGTTTGTTTTTGGGTACTTCATGAATGGTAATGGACCGGtttctcaaaaagaaaatgctCGAGAGACATAAGCATGTCCCGAGTAGAGATGTTATGCCTGCGACTGATCCTTGGACGGATGGGCAAGAAAGCGATGAACTCCAGATATGGTTATAGGGTCCAAGGCAAACGATCTGTGCTTTCGAGTTTATCCGAGGTCATAAGAAACCGAGCCTTCTTCTCCGGGACTGGATGGACAGAAATTAACAGAGTCCTCTTTCGGTTTGGAGCCAAGGGATGGTTTGGTTGCTTCATTCGATGAATACAATAATGGACCTAACCTTGAACCAGGCTAATTCCATGCCGGTTCCATGCCTGAGAGATTGGACAGATGGGTTGATTTGTGCTTTCGGGTTCATAAGAAACTGATAAACTCCAGATATGGTTGGTTATAGGGTCCTAGGCAAACAATTTGTGCTTTTCGAGTTTATTCGAGGTCATAAGAAACCGAGCCTTCTTCTTCAGGACTGGATGGACAGAAACTAACAGAGTCCTCTTTCTATTTGGAGCCAAGGGATCATGTTCATGTGATTAATTCTTTCAATGAATACAGCAATGGACGTAGCCTTCAACCAGACCAGTTCCTTGCTACCGAAAGGTTTGATAGTTGAAAAATGTGCGAGTCAATGGAAGATGGTTTGACTGGGAGTGACTGGCAGGGCCCGAATGGTGGTGCCATTTGGTTGCTGGTCGCCTCACCGTTGTCTTGGCTCAATGATGCCCAGTGGTTACATGATGAAGCATCTTCTATATGAGGTAATAGTCCTCGGCATTCCGTAGGTAAAATTTATTGCATCAGTTAAGAAGCCGAGGCCAGCCCTCGTAAACATCACCATCGCCAGCAGCACCCAGATCCACCACAACTCCAGCGAAGGTGGTAACCTCTCATTAGCGGAGAAGAGAAAACCCACATTGAGCCCAAAGAGGCCCCCATTATGAGAGGGAGGCGGGACAACACACTGGAATgttaaaagaagagaagaacTAGAGCTGAAGTAAGTTGAGCAGCCGACTTAGCGGTAGAAGCAGAAAAGTTTTTGGGACTCtagtttacatatttttttaagggttaaaatgtaaatttatcattttatcagtttataattttataatttttaaaagattagattaaaaatttatcatttttgggtgagttaaaatgcaatttaaccatgtattaacttaaaatggaaaattgcatgtttgctcctttaaattctataaaaaattaagttaatacatggttaaattgcattttagctCACATGTGATCTACCCAGGGACAGCATCGTCTTGATccccttaaaatagaaaattttatgtttactcCTTTAAATTCTATAAGGGGACCAAGACGACGTTGTCACTGGGTAGATCACATGTGTTCTCAACTATTTTACAgtcaattaagtaaataattaattggGTGGCAATAATAATAAGAGTTAATTGTACTAAACATCAAAGTACGACCCTCGTTCTAAATTTGTTCCTAACTTCAAAACATTCCAATACATCTTAAAACTATCAATGTTATATCAATcaagtctttttatttttaaaatcgttaatttaaccattaaatgacACATAAAATCTTATcgacataattttaattgaaaattttaaagaatagtaaaatttttcgcttaacttttgaaattgaaaactaaaagtaaaataagaacCCTTAAAACCAagatttttacatattttttctttgagttttttattttaaattatgtcatataagattcgatattttacttaattttagtaacaaaaaaattatttatataacatCGATAATTTAAGAatgcaataaaatattttaagatttaaggaCCAATTTAGAATGAAAGTCATAGTTTGAGGATGTTGTTATAATTAactctaataataaaattacatatattaataccAGTTCCAATCTTCCCTCATCCCGTTATTTCTCGTCGCAGTCACACAGTTCATAAAGAGCATTTGTCAAAAGAAAATCCCGATATTTTCCCGAGAAATCTTgccaaacaaagaaaaaaaaggaaaaatggttaGCTTTCTTTCTCTCATTCAGTTATGCAGTCTTTCAATTTCGCATCATACGAACTTTCAAtaattcttttgtttatttccaatttttgtGTATTAAAGATCCGCTTTGGCTATGTTCAGTTATATCTAGGTCAGATCTGAATTTATTTACCTcgcatttgaatttaatttccTTCATAtgcaaaattgttaattttttccGAAGAGTTAGACTCAGATCCaagcttttttaaattttgaaggattaaaaattttaaattggaattaaattggATTTAGAATTTTAGGGTTTAACTTGAACTGGAGTGCTAGAAAAGTATTTTAAATCGAAACTAAATTTGAAgggtttttttctattttaagattTGGATTAGCTTGGTTAGTTGAatctttattttatgaaaaattcttTGGTTTTCTTGTTTGTAggatttgaatttattttccttcacatgtatattattttttctaagtGTTAGACTCAGATCCAAGCTTTTTAGTtttgaaggattaaattttaaaattgaaattaaattagatttagaATTTTAGGATTTAACTTGAACTGGAGTGCTAGAAAAGCATTTTAAATTGAAGCTATATttgaaggattttttttttatccttttaagATTTGAATTAGCTTGGTTAGTTGAATCTTTATTTATATGGAAGTTTCattgattttcttgtttgtAGGAGTTATGCCCTACAATTAAGAACATCCTTCTTTTGGATTCCGAAGGGAAACGTATAGCTGTTAAGTATTACTCAGATGACTGGCCAACGAATGCTGCTAAGGAAGCTTTTGAGAAAGCTGTGTTTACCAAAACCCAGAAGACTAATGCTCGAACTGAAGGTAGATCAGTTTTTGCACCATTTTTTCCTTCGTTAATGCTTCCttacatttgatttgatttgatttttgtatGTATAGATCCTATAGATATGTTAGGAAGGTTGATCAATGGTGCtcacaatttattgaaattgagaattaaaaaaaaaaagagaggctCTTTTCTTGTGCATAAAGGGTTTACCTTGGATATATTGTTTTGGACATTGTTTGCCTTTTACCATTTTCTTGTGTTACTCGGATTCGGCTGTGAGTGTCGGATACAGATATGTATCCCTCATGGGTATGGTTAGTCTTTTCTAAGTTTTTCTATGTATTGGGAGATCCTTGGATGTCATATCCTCATATCCGTGTGTCAGGCACGAGTGTCATACAAGAGTACTTAAGCAACATAGCCATTCTCTTGGGTCAATTAGAACCATTTCACTCTggctcttcatttttcttgaataatCCATGTTCGAATCACCCATATTCGAGACATAATCAGATACGAGTATATAGGTGCAATCCTCCAAATATACGAATTATTGTTGTTTATAAAATTGACATATTTGCATCTCACATTTACTCCCAAATCCGTGTAACATGGAACAAGAAACATTATGGGTTGGCTCATATTGCTATTTTAACATGGTGCATTTTTTACAGCTGAGATAACAATGTTTGACAACTATATTGTTGTATACAAGTTCGTTCAAGACCTTCACTTTTTTGTTACCGGaggtgaaaatgaaaacgagATCATCTTGGCCACAGTGCTCCAGGGATTTTTTGATGCTGTTGGACTCCTCCTTAGGTTTTTTCATCATACTTCGTACTATAACTGTCTTCTGATACGTTTGTGTTCAATATCATTATCCTAACTTTAGTATATTCCCCTTGTTCCAGAGGCACTGAGGACAAAAAGGAAGCATTGGAGAACTTGGATCTTATTTTGTTGTGCCTCGATGAGATTGTTGATGGCGGGTATGAATTATCATTCATTGTACTATCGTAGTTTAAGTAATGTTGTTTCATGAATCTCCAAGTAGATAAATTTTCTTTGCTTGTTCGATTATTTAAAGCGTCTCTGGTAAAATTCTTCGCCGGAAATGTCTCTTAATTCTTCTCCTCAAAATACTCTAGGTTAAACATCTGGCTGGTTCTGTTCTAATCACACATTTTATCCTCTAATGATGTATGCCAGGATACAGGCCGAAAAAGAAAGGAAGTGATTAGTTTTTACAGTTTTCATTCACGTATGTTTGGATTTATTGGATAGGGAATGAAAAAGGATAGAAATTAGGATATAGAACCAAGGGGAGTCACTAGAAGCAACTATCCCCATAGGATGCTTCTCCAATCATTGtgttttaactttcttttttttccctttttttaatcTATGGACAGTATCATTCTTGAAACTGATGCAAATGTCATTGCCGGAAAAGTTGATAGTCATAGTATGGATGCCGGAGCTCCTTTGTCCGAGCAGGTAAACTtacttctttttcattcttctgATTATCCCTTAGCCAAATCCATTGCCACCATATTAACATATTTGGTGCTCCAACAGACAATAACTCAAGCATTGGCTACCGCTCGTGAACATCTTACGAGATCTCTCCTCAAGTAAAATGTGTTTACATTGAACCAAACGAGATAAGCTTGACGGTACTATCTTTCCGTAATGATACtgtatttgatatgttttagGATAATTTTTGTGCCTTGTTTTGAATGCGATAGAACTGAATATATACTTGCGGCGGATGTTGTTTACATTGATGTTATTGCAATGCTGTGCTTTCTTGATACTATTTGTCCTACCATCTCATTGCATCCAATAAAAAGCATTCGATTTTGAATCCGGGATAGAAATGATCGTAATTGCATTCAACGGTGTTATGATTGTTATGATTACGAGTACAAAATTTATCTTCTTTTAGCCATCAATAGCTAGCAAATGGTACATATTATAGTACTTGAACAGTTGTATATGTGTTATTGGATGAGAACATAATCGGCATCATCAAGGAATCCATCTCCGCTAGTTGGTGTCAAGTTATTCCGATAAGTACTTTTACGAACCTGGGCATGAGCTTCCGCTTCGTGTTGGAACATTTTAACCAGCTCTTGTAACTCTAGCTTCCTAACTTGCACTAGCTCTTCATTTATAGGCTCTCTTAACCCGAGATAAAGCATGCCGATAACAATTAGCACAATTCCAATGACAACGAGGATGGCTGTAAACAAACCAAACGCATATGGTGTACCCTCTGCCCCGGGGATCCCATCAACATTGATTCCAAACAGCCCAGTAATAATGGTAAGAACAAGGCCACAACCACCAAAAACACCTAAATTATGAGTTACCCTAAGGCTTCGGTCCTGCAATAATGTAATCGTAATAGGCAAATGAAGTCACCGGATCACTCAGAACGAGGTAAAAGAATGAGATGGGCTTTGAAATCGATGAAATTATACAAACCTGTAACCATGCACGAACAGTGCTTTGCATAACATCTTGAATCGTAAACAAACGGCCACGAACTGCTTCTTGCTCTTCAATCATCTCTCTTGTGTTCTTTCGTATTCCTTCCAGCAACATTCTAGCCGCATTTCCCCGCAAATGTTGCAGAAGCTCGAAAACAATCTCTTCTCTTGCGTGGAGCGACCATTTCACTCTGATAACCTAAAACGGAAACACAAAATTCATGAACATGCATCGCGTAAACTACATGAGACTTCTATGCTCGTGTTTACTGTATGGTTTCTGAGTTGCAGAAAAGGACACAGATTTACGAGGGTTGCATTTTCAAGCAGATATAATACAAACAATATAGTAGCAAGTTAATTACGCTTGACATCCCCAAACTATGACCCTCTTATTCTAAATTGGTCCCCAAAGTTCAAAATCTTCTAATTGCATCCTTAAACTATCGATATTACATTGATCAGGTCCTTTCCAAAACcgttaatttaactattaaatgacatgtaaaatctcatgtgacataatttaaaataaaaatttaagaaaaaatgttgccatataacttttaaaattaaaaacaaaataaaacgaAATGAAAAAGGGAGTGAACGATAGTTTctataaaagtttgaaaacctCAAACCAAAATTCTTATTCTCTTtaaatctttcattttaaattatgtcacgtAAGATATGACGTCTCATTTAACGGTTAAATTAACGATTTTAGTAACAGAAGGACTTTATAGATGTAacataaataatgtaattagaatgttttgaagcttgaataccaatttaaaatgagGGTCATAATTTAGGGATGTTTGGTGCAATTAACTATATAGTAGCACTATATAGTTTACGAGAGCAAGGGAGATGAAAACTCAGATAATATTTAGAAAGTGCAACATCCATATCAGAACAAGTTCGAGCAACTAAGCTTTATCCTGAGAGTAGTTGTGAGCTCTCGTATTAGTGCTCCATATTGCTCAAACtcctcatttttcttgaagtacccGTGTCCAATACATAATTAGACATAGGTACGAAGATATGACTCTTCATTTACACAGCCATATCAAATGCATACTCTAATGCGAACACAACCAATTAGAAATATCTCTAATAGCTATGCAATTtgaggtaaaagtaccataaaggtctcaaattgcattttaccccctctacttaaaaaatgagcaaattaatcatttctaTTAACAATTTCTTTCATTTGTAATGTTAAAAACTGATGTGGCTGATGAAACGACTAGATAATCATACAAagactaatttttaacagtagaaatggatgaaattttaacataatgaccaatttgctctttaaccTAACgtataatgactaatttgcattttttttagtG
This genomic stretch from Gossypium raimondii isolate GPD5lz chromosome 6, ASM2569854v1, whole genome shotgun sequence harbors:
- the LOC105772784 gene encoding coatomer subunit zeta-1 — protein: MELCPTIKNILLLDSEGKRIAVKYYSDDWPTNAAKEAFEKAVFTKTQKTNARTEAEITMFDNYIVVYKFVQDLHFFVTGGENENEIILATVLQGFFDAVGLLLRGTEDKKEALENLDLILLCLDEIVDGGIILETDANVIAGKVDSHSMDAGAPLSEQTITQALATAREHLTRSLLK
- the LOC105774241 gene encoding protein TIC 20-II, chloroplastic — encoded protein: MAALCYSLPSLTLKPSPLNPKPYPNIPFLSHPKPNLRLPKKPTTTITRMSLNPTPATDRLISVAAYSLPFFNSLQYGRYLFIQYPQLGILFDPILPFLSLYKSVPYASFVAFFALYLGVVRNPSFSHYVRFNSMQAVTLDVLLVVPLLLTRIFNPGRVGLGFKVMVWGHTGVFVFSCLCFVYGVVSSILGRTPYLPFVADAAGRQI
- the LOC105772266 gene encoding two-pore potassium channel 3 produces the protein MENDQLLSYLSPRKKLRPPPVFLPSIVESLNSPKPPLPPSSSSDTILNLQESLLLQNQQNSPATRSDPNLTWRKINLHRCKTAPAMAVLMDAINPSIPKPKFGSESIVRQACILLILYLSLGVAIYWFNRHHFVGPKTNPVVDALYFCIVTMCTIGFGDITPNSNATKLFSILFVLVGFGFIDILLSGMVSYVLDLQENYLLKTVQHDGDKRDLATSYIIDVKKGRMRIRLKVGLALGVVVLCIGIGVGVMHFVEHLEWLDSFYLSVMSVTTVGYGDRAFKTMPGRLFAAIWLLVSTVAVARAFLYLAEARVDKRHRRMAKWVLGQDMTVSQFLAADIDNNGYVSKSEFVIYKLKELGKVSEKDIMQISQKFDRLDSGNCGRICLADLKDSHH
- the LOC128041785 gene encoding 50S ribosomal protein L12, chloroplastic-like, giving the protein MGVLFWNSFNLVHSCECHEDGLVALGATDAGPAVVEEKTKSDMVIKEVSSNAQIAVIKAVKAIISLALKEAKEFFEGLPKKPRKEETNDAKKQLEEARAKVSLLRTLKKQPKERRLALQPWSSIISK